From the genome of Planctomycetia bacterium:
TGGTTCCCTGCTGCAGATGGATGACTTGGTCCATGGAATGGATTAAGGCAGCTCCATGGAGAAATCAGCAGTGAAGATTTGTGAGCCGGGCATGCGGCCATCGCGAGTGGAAGTCCACATGAGCTTCTTGCCATCGGGGCTGAAGACAGGAAGGACATCAGCGCCAGGAGCAAAGGTGACACGCTTTACTGCCTTGGTGTCCACATTCATGACGTAGAGATCGTAGTTGGGTCGGACGGAAGGATTGGAATGGTCAGCACCAGAGTAAATAATGTGCGTACCATTGGGATGCCAGTAAGGGCACCAGTTCACGCCATCGTTATTGGTGAGTTGTCGCTCGCCGGTGCCATCGGCATTGATGACGTAGAGCTGCAAGGCATCTTTCTTTTCGCGATCAGCACGGAAAATGACTCGTTTGCCATCGGGTGAAAAGAACGGGCCGCCGTTATAGCAATCTTTGGTTTTGGTGAGTTGGCGGACATTGGAGCCATCAGCATTCATGATGTAAAGATTCAAATGCCCATCGCGCTTGGAGCAGAAAACGATCTGCTTACCATCGCTGGAGTAGCTGCCTTCTGCGTTGTATTCGGGAGCATCGGTGAGGAGTTTGAGTTTTCCGCCATGAATATCTGACGAGTAGATTTTGATGTTCGGATCGAAATCCCACTGATAACGACGGCGACGGCCCATGCGCTGGTCTTCAGCACGCATGGTCTGTTCTTCCTTGGCTTCCTTTTCGAAAGTCTTGGTGATGTGGCCACTGGCAAAGATAATCATGTCGGGATGCAGAGGATTAAAGAAGCCACAGGTGGTTCGGCCAATACCGTTGCTGACTCGCCAGGCTTTTTTGGTAGCCAGATCCATGACGAACATCTGGTAGAAAGGATTGGCACCACGCTCTTCGGCCTGGAAGATGATGTGCTTCATGTCGGGGGAGAAATACGATTCCCCGGCACGTACATAATCGAAAGTGAGCTGTTCGATATTCTTGAGAAAGGCAGTTTCAGATGACTTCCAATCGGCAGGTGGCTGGCTGCAGGCGTTTGAGAGCGTTACTAAGAAAGTTATGCCCGCTAAGGCGAGAGATAGCGATCGCATGGAGGCTCCGGTGAGTAGGATCCAGGTGAGTTTCTGACCTAAGTTAGCCCAAAAATAACTATGCGGTGAATTGGCACAGTTAGCGTAAGTACACGCAAACCGTGGCACCCGACCCGCATAACTTCATATTCGTAGGCCCTTGTTTATAATACGAAACAGGAGGCTTTCTGGATGATACGTGCGGCACAAGAACATGAGATAGCTCTGGTGCGTACGCTCTTTCTGGAATACGCACAGAGCCTGGGGTTCAGTTTGTGTTTTCAGGGCTTTCAATTGGAACTGGATGAACTTCCCGGCCGCTATGGGCCGCCTCGTGGTCAGTTACTGTTGGCCTTCAATGGCGATGATGCGATGGGAGTAGTAGCTCTCCGTACTCTGGATGAAAACACAGCTGAGATGAAAAGACTCTACGTACGGCCTGAGTATCGTGGTCGAAAACTGGGGAGACATTTGGCACAGGCTATTATCGACGAGGCCAGGCAACTGGGGTTTCAGTCCATCAAGCTGGATACCGTTCCGACGATGGTGGAAGCCAGGAAGATGTATGAATCCATGGGGTTTGCAGAGATTGCACCCTACTACGACAATCAAGGCAAATCCATCTGCATGGAACTACCCCTCACCTCTGATCTGGATCAGAGGTGAGATCATAGACGGGGAGAGGAAACGTTAGGTTTATTTCTTCTTGCTAACCATGCTTTCGCATGGACCACAGCAAATGGGCATGCCACCCATGGTGACACAGCAAACACAGCCGGTAACGCAGCAGTTGCAGCAGCAATCAGCACAGCACTGAACTACCTGGCAACAGGTTGCATCGCCTGTGGTGCAGCAAATGCAAACACCGTCAGCAGTTTTTTCAACGGTACACATGCAACAACAGAAGTTGACACAACAAACCATCTGCCCATTCATGGTAACGTAGCAGCCAACCATCTGGCCTGCCTGCATGGCACAGAGATTCTGTACCAGAGAGGTGGCCATCGCATCGCTGCAGACGCAATGGATTTTTACGCCGTTCGTCACCTTTTCCATGCGTACCGTGCAGCGAGGCACCATCAGCATGTTGGGCATCATGCTGGGCATGGCAGGCATGGCGACTGGCATCGTGGGGACAGGTGCACCTGACATAGGCATTCCGGAAACGCCCATCATCGTGCTGCGATCCATAGTCATGGGATTGACCATAACTCGAACTCCTTTTCGCGAGCCTGCTGGAGGGAACTGAGCAAGCCTTCCCTTGGCTAGCCCAGCCAGAGACTCATTATGTT
Proteins encoded in this window:
- a CDS encoding GNAT family N-acetyltransferase, whose product is MIRAAQEHEIALVRTLFLEYAQSLGFSLCFQGFQLELDELPGRYGPPRGQLLLAFNGDDAMGVVALRTLDENTAEMKRLYVRPEYRGRKLGRHLAQAIIDEARQLGFQSIKLDTVPTMVEARKMYESMGFAEIAPYYDNQGKSICMELPLTSDLDQR
- a CDS encoding PD40 domain-containing protein codes for the protein MRSLSLALAGITFLVTLSNACSQPPADWKSSETAFLKNIEQLTFDYVRAGESYFSPDMKHIIFQAEERGANPFYQMFVMDLATKKAWRVSNGIGRTTCGFFNPLHPDMIIFASGHITKTFEKEAKEEQTMRAEDQRMGRRRRYQWDFDPNIKIYSSDIHGGKLKLLTDAPEYNAEGSYSSDGKQIVFCSKRDGHLNLYIMNADGSNVRQLTKTKDCYNGGPFFSPDGKRVIFRADREKKDALQLYVINADGTGERQLTNNDGVNWCPYWHPNGTHIIYSGADHSNPSVRPNYDLYVMNVDTKAVKRVTFAPGADVLPVFSPDGKKLMWTSTRDGRMPGSQIFTADFSMELP